CGAAGCTGAGAACTTAAGCGCCAGTAAACGGCGGTGGTAACTATAACCATCCTAAGGTAGCGAAATTCCTTGTCGGGTAAGTTCCGACCTGCACGAATGGCGTAACGACTTCTCGACTGTCTCAACCACAGGCCCGGTGAAATTGCATTACGAGTAAAGATGCTCGTTTCGCGCAGCAGGACGGAAAGACCCCGGGACCTTTACTATAGCTTGATATTGGTGTTCGGTTCGGCTTGTGTAGGATAGGTGGGAGACTGTGAGACTCGGACGCCAGTTCGGGTGGAGTCGCCGTTGAAATACCACTCTGGTCGTGCTGGATGTCTAACCTGGGTCCGTGATCCGGATCAGGGACAGTGTCTGGTGGGTAGTTTAACTGGGGCGGTTGCCTCCTAAAGGGTAACGGAGGCGCCCAAAGGTTCCCTCAGCCTGGTTGGCAATCAGGTGTTGAGTGTAAGTGCACAAGGGAGCTTGACTGTGAGACTGACGGGTCGAGCAGGTACGAAAGTAGGGACTAGTGATCCGGCGGTGGCTTGTGGAAGCGCCGTCGCTCAACGGATAAAAGGTACCCCGGGGATAACAGGCTGATCTTCCCCAAGAGTCCATATCGACGGGATGGTTTGGCACCTCGATGTCGGCTCGTCGCATCCTGGGGCTGGAGTAGGTCCCAAGGGTTGGGCTGTTCGCCCATTAAAGCGGTACGCGAGCTGGGTTTAGAACGTCGTGAGACAGTTCGGTCCCTATCCGCTGTGCGCGTAGGAGTGTTGAGAAGGGCTGTCCCTAGTACGAGAGGACCGGGACGGACGAACCTCTGGTGTGCCAGTTGTCCTGCCAAGGGCATGGCTGGTTGGCTACGTTCGGGAGGGATAACCGCTGAAAGCATCTAAGCGGGAAGCCTGCTTCGAGATGAGCACTCCCACCTCCTTGAGAGGGTAAGGCTCCCAGTAGACGACTGGGTTGATAGGCCGGATATGGAAGCCCTGTGAGGGGTGGAGTTGACCGGTACTAATAGGCCGAGGGCTTGTCCTCAGTTGCTCGCGTCCACTGTGTTGTTCTGAAACAACGACCCCCGCGTCATGGCGGGCGGTGCACAGTTTCACCGTGTTTCGGTGGTCATAGCGTGAGGGAAACGCCCGGTTACATTCCGAACCCGGAAGCTAAGCCTCACAGCGCCGATGGTACTGCAGGGGGGACCCTGTGGGAGAGTAGGACGCCGCCGAACAATCTTTGTGGGAAAGCCCCCTGACGGGATGTCGGGGGGCTTTTTCGCGTTCCCGGAAGCCGACGGCGAGTGAGAGCCAGTGAGAGGGGTGGTGCTAGGTCCACCCCAAAGACGGGTGGCACGGCCAATGCGCCAGCCGGTGGACCGCGGGGAGACTGGGGAGCGTTCTGGAACGGGGTTCGGCTTCTCGGGGAGTGGTCTTGGCGACGACAGCGTGGTTCGGTCGGGTGGCCTTCGGGCCCGAGTTGGGGGAGCGGGCTCGGACGGCGGTGCGGGCCGGCGGGCAGGCCGTGGTGATGACGGCGGCGGCCGCGGTGGGGCTGGCGGTGCCGGTGCTGGCGGCGGTGTTCACGGAGGTGGTCATGCTCCACCTCTTCAACGTGGGGACGCTGGTGCCGTACTGCGTGGCGGCGCTGAGCATGGCGCTGGTCTGGACAGTGTCGACGTACTGGTTCGTGCGGCACGGTGCGGCGTGGACGCGGCGGCGGGTGGAACGGAGGGCGGCGCAGCCGTGGGTGGTGGTGTATTCGCCGAGGGAGGCGTTGGAGCAGGACCCTCGCGGGTTCTGGTGGACGGGGTACTCGTACCACCGGGGGCACGAGGTGGCGCGGGCGGTGCAGTTCGTGCAGTGGGCCGTGCGCGATCCGCAGATCAGGCGGGAGGCGCTCTGGCTGGTGGCGAATCCGGCGGGGTTGCTGGTGCTGGTGCTGCCGTTCCTCGGGCTGGTGGCGGGGGGCGTCGGGAGCCTGTGGGCGGCGGGGTGGCTGCTGCACGACACGTTCGGGCAGCTCGGCGGCTACATGAAGGCCGTGGGCACGGGTCTGTTCGGTGCGGGGCTGCTGGTGGCCGGACTGTCGGGGCTGCCGGCGGGCGTGCAGCGGCACGGCGTGTGGGCGTGCCGGGTGCTGGGGGACGGGCCGCGGCAGAGCCGGGCGCAGCTGACCGAGCG
This is a stretch of genomic DNA from Kitasatospora fiedleri. It encodes these proteins:
- a CDS encoding sensor histidine kinase, whose translation is MATTAWFGRVAFGPELGERARTAVRAGGQAVVMTAAAAVGLAVPVLAAVFTEVVMLHLFNVGTLVPYCVAALSMALVWTVSTYWFVRHGAAWTRRRVERRAAQPWVVVYSPREALEQDPRGFWWTGYSYHRGHEVARAVQFVQWAVRDPQIRREALWLVANPAGLLVLVLPFLGLVAGGVGSLWAAGWLLHDTFGQLGGYMKAVGTGLFGAGLLVAGLSGLPAGVQRHGVWACRVLGDGPRQSRAQLTERVAHLTETRADAVDAQAAELRRIERDLHDGAQARLVTIGLTLGTIEHLMGTDREAAMELLAEAREASAKALQELRDLVRGIHPPVLAERGLPDAVRELALTAVVPTEVTVSLPGRPEAALETAVYFSVSELLANAAKHARARHAWVDVLYRAGRLRVVVTDDGHGGARMEADGGLRGIEKRLGTFDGTISLDSPVGGPTTIMMELPCALSSPRISTSSAKV